TCATCTATGTGATAAACAATTCTATAATCTCCATCCCTCACACGAAAAAGATCATCGCCCTTTATTTTTTCACAGCGGTGAGGTCTTTGAACAGTAGATAACGATTTAATCTTGAGGTCAATTTCTTCGATAAAATTAGGAGGGATAGATTTAAGATCTCTTCTTGCTCTTGGTGAAATGATAATGGAGTAAGACATTTTTTATTTCAGTCCAAGTTCTTTACGGACACTCTCGTACGAAACAAATTGTTTTGATTTTTTCAATTCTGTTTTAGCAATTTTTCGATCTATTTCGTCTTCCATTTGTTTAAGAACGTCCAAATCAGCCATAGGAATAAAAGCTGCAACATTCTTGCCACGCCGCTTCACCACAATCCTCTCGCCTTGATAAATGACCTTATTAAGGGTATCAGAAAAATTGCCTCTAATGGTTCTTACCGATAAGCTTGTCATAAAACCTCCATGTGTACATAGTGTACATAAATGGCAGCATGCTGTCAAACAAAATATCCTCGATTCATCGAGCCCGGCGTATTAAAAATTGAATACCTATTGACTTTAGATTTTTTTAGGTTCTATAATCTCCCTAAATTGCTTTCGTTCTTTTCTCTTTGAACTTTGAACTGTATTTATTTGGGCTGTGCTTGCTTTGATTTTTTGTTTTTTCTTTAAACTTTGAACTT
This window of the Chlamydiota bacterium genome carries:
- a CDS encoding type II toxin-antitoxin system RelE/ParE family toxin, yielding MSYSIIISPRARRDLKSIPPNFIEEIDLKIKSLSTVQRPHRCEKIKGDDLFRVRDGDYRIVYHIDDKARTITVVHVGHRREVYKNL
- a CDS encoding type II toxin-antitoxin system prevent-host-death family antitoxin; protein product: MTSLSVRTIRGNFSDTLNKVIYQGERIVVKRRGKNVAAFIPMADLDVLKQMEDEIDRKIAKTELKKSKQFVSYESVRKELGLK